In a single window of the Magnolia sinica isolate HGM2019 chromosome 7, MsV1, whole genome shotgun sequence genome:
- the LOC131251731 gene encoding pentatricopeptide repeat-containing protein At2g33760-like, which translates to MFKFKLKNPLSSHERIRLFFTSFSSSSTSAAMLDSFVHEQKSFSNPQTRFSETHFFLFAFDPKLFISALSNCRSLSQIKQVHAQATLLGSIENLAVANKLLYIYTQSKAIDDAHAFFGSMKERDLFSWSVMAGGFAKVGNYENCFRTFREVVRLGFHPDSYTLPIVLRACRNTLNLRMGREIHHLVYKGGLFSDVFISAALVDMYAKCGVIDDARHVFDKMPKRDMVTWTVMIAAYADYGNANKSLVLFKRMMEEGVVPDKVTMVTVAYACAKLGAMHSAQLVHDYVLRRKFSLDVILGTAMIDMYAKCGSINVAREIFDSMKEKNVISWSAMIAAYGDHGYGRKALDLFPMMLQSGISPNRITFLSALSACSHAGLVNEGQQFFYSMSEDYAIAPDVKHYTCMVDLLGRAGRLDEALELMDTMTVEKDEGLWGALLGACRIHGNIGLAEKAANCLLELQPRNPGYYVLLSNIYANAGRWEDVAKVRDMMTNRGLKKTPGWTWIEIDNKTHQFSVGDRIHPQSEEIYRMLESLRKKLEMAGYIPDTNFVLHDVDEELKVGILYTHSEKLAISFGLISTPEGTTIRITKNLRVCGDCHTFSKLASAVVQREIIVRDANRFHHFKDGSCSCGDYW; encoded by the coding sequence ATGTTtaaattcaaattgaaaaatcctCTCTCTTCCCATGAAAGAATCCGACTCTTCTTcacctctttctcttcttcttctacttctgcAGCAATGCTTGATTCCTTCGTGCACGAGCAAAAGTCCTTCTCAAATCCACAGACCCGATTCTCAGAAACCCATTTCTTCCTATTCGCTTTCGACCCAAAGCTCTTCATTTCGGCTCTATCGAACTGCCGAAGCCTCTCCCAAATCAAACAAGTCCATGCCCAAGCAACCCTGCTTGGAAGTATAGAAAATCTCGCTGTGGCAAACAAGCTCCTGTATATTTACACCCAATCCAAAGCCATCGACGATGCACATGCCTTCTTTGGTAGTATGAAGGAGCGGGACCTCTTCTCTTGGAGCGTTATGGCTGGAGGGTTCGCCAAGGTTGGGAATTACGAGAATTGTTTCAGAACTTTTCGAGAAGTTGTCCGTTTGGGCTTCCATCCTGATAGCTACACTCTGCCCATTGTATTACGGGCTTGTAGGAATACATTGAACCTTCGGATGGGTCGAGAGATTCACCACCTTGTTTACAAAGGTGGGTTGTTTTCGGATGTTTTCATATCGGCTGCGCTCGTGGACATGTATGCGAAATGTGGAGTCATCGATGATGCTCggcatgtgtttgataaaatgccgaaGAGGGATATGGTGACGTGGACAGTCATGATCGCTGCATACGCGGACTACGGGAATGCAAACAAGTCATTGGTTTTGTTCAAAAGGATGATGGAAGAAGGGGTTGTCCCCGATAAGGTGACGATGGTGACCGTCGCTTATGCTTGTGCGAAATTAGGGGCTATGCATTCTGCTCAGCTTGTTCATGATTACGTGTTGAGGAGGAAATTTTCTTTGGATGTGATTTTGGGAACGGCAATGATTGATATGTATGCAAAATGTGGGAGCATCAATGTCGCGAGGGAGATTTTTGATTCGATGAAGGAAAAGAATGTGATTTCATGGAGTGCAATGATAGCTGCATATGGGGATCATGGGTATGGTAGGAAAGCTCTTGatttgtttcctatgatgttaCAAAGTGGGATTTCTCCAAACCGGATCACATTCTTATCTGCCCTATCCGCGTGTAGCCATGCGGGTTTGGTCAATGAGGGTCAACAGTTCTTCTATTCGATGTCGGAAGATTACGCAATAGCACCTGATGTGAAGCACTATACTTGTATGGTCGATCTTCTTGGCCGAGCAGGGAGGCTTGATGAGGCATTGGAATTGATGGATACGATGACCGTCGAGAAAGATGAGGGATTGTGGGGTGCGTTATTGGGTGCTTGTAGAATACATGGGAATATTGGTTTGGCAGAGAAGGCTGCCAATTGCCTTCTCGAATTGCAGCCCAGAAATCCCGGTTACTATGTTCTTCTTTCGAATATCTATGCAAATGCTGGCAGGTGGGAAGATGTTGCCAAGGTGAGGGATATGATGACCAACAGAGGATTGAAGAAAACGCCCGGATGGACGTGGATTGAGATCGATAACAAGACCCATCAGTTCAGTGTCGGAGACAGAATCCATCCCCAGTCAGAAGAGATTTACAGGATGTTGGAGAGCTTAAGAAAGAAATTGGAGATGGCCGGTTACATTCCGGATACAAATTTCGTATTACATGATGTGGATGAGGAACTGAAGGTGGGGATCTTGTACACCCATAGTGAAAAATTGGCGATTTCATTCGGTCTCATCAGCACGCCCGAGGGGACAACGATCAGGATCACAAAGAACCTCAGGGTCTGCGGCGATTGCCACACATTTAGTAAATTGGCATCGGCTGTTGTGCAGAGAGAGATCATTGTTCGAGATGCTAATCGGTTTCACCACTTCAAGGACGGTTCTTGTTCGTGTGGGGACTATTGGTAA
- the LOC131251732 gene encoding asparagine--tRNA ligase, cytoplasmic 1-like, translating into MAGESPPPIGPLESQATTSDGADAAPFERFSRRVLIRNIVSRPEGGVVLAGQKVTVGGWVKTGREQGRGSFAFLELNDGSCPANLQVIVDASVAPLQQLVSTGTCVLVEGELKKPPEGTKQSVELRVEKVLEVGPVDPVKYPLPKTRLTLEFLRDHVHMRPRTNTISAVARIRNALAYATHTFFQKNRFLYVQTPIITTSDCEGAGEMFQVTTLFSDAEKVEKELKQNPPPSEAEIEAAKLLIKEKGEVVKNLKSAKANKEELNGPLSELAKAKENLSRLEERSKLKPGIPQKDGQVDYSQDFFARQAFLTVSGQLQVETYACGLSSVYTFGPTFRAEHSHTSRHLAEFWMVEPEIAFADLEDDMNCAEAYVKFLCQWLLDNCLDDMEFMVKNFDKTAIDRLKLVSSTPFMRISYSKAVQLLKNVKDKKFENEVEWGMDLASEHERYLTEVIYKKPVIVYNYPKEIKAFYMRLNDDSQTVAAMDVLVPKVGELIGGSQREERYDVIVKRILEMGLPLEPYEWYLDLRRYGTVKHCGFGLGFERMVLFATGIDNIRDVVPFPRYPGRADL; encoded by the exons ATGGCCGGAGAATCCCCGCCACCTATTGGCCCACTCGAATCCCAGGCCACCACATCTGATGGCGCGGATGCCGCACCGTTCGAGCGCTTCTCTCGCCGCGTCCTCATCAGGAACATCGTCTCCCGTCCAGAAGGGGGTGTCGTCCTCGCCGGCCAGAAGGTCACCGTCGGCGGGTGGGTCAAGACGGGCCGTGAGCAGGGCAGGGGATCGTTTGCCTTCCTGGAGCTCAACGATGGGTCATGCCCTGCAAACCTCCAGGTAATTGTCGATGCTTCGGTAGCGCCACTGCAGCAGCTCGTTTCAACCGGGACATGCGTGCTCGTCGAGGGCGAGCTCAAGAAGCCGCCTGAGGGGACAAAGCAGAGCGTTGAGCTGAGGGTCGAGAAGGTTCTCGAGGTGGGTCCCGTCGACCCCGTGAAATACCCGCTTCCGAAGACAAGGCTCACTCTGGAATTCTTGAGGGATCATGTTCACATGCGTCCGAGAACTAATACG ATATCGGCAGTTGCTAGAATCAGAAACGCACTTGCTTACGCAACTCACACCTTTTTCCAAAAGAACAGATTCCTTTATGTCCAAACTCCCattatcacaactagtgattgtGAGGGTGCAGGCGAAATGTTTCAAGTCACAACATTGTTCAGCGATGCTGAAAAGGTGGAGAAGGAGCTGAAACAGAATCCTCCTCCATCAGAAGCTGAAATAGAAGCTGCTAAGCTTCTTATTAAGGAGAAAGGAGAGGTAGTCAAAAATCTAAAATCTGCAAAAGCAAACAAAGAGGAGCTCAATGGTCCCCTATCTGAACTTGCGAAGGCCAAGGAGAATCTCTCAAGGCTGGAAGAGAGATCTAAGCTTAAACCTGGCATCCCCCAGAAGGATGGGCAGGTCGATTATTCCCAAGATTTCTTTGCCCGTCAAGCCTTTCTTACTGTATCTGGCCAACTTCAGGTTGAGACCTATGCTTGTGGCCTAAGTAGTGTTTATACTTTTGGACCAACATTTCGAGCTGAGCATTCTCACACGTCAAGGCATCTGGCGGAGTTTTGGATGGTAGAGCCCGAGATAGCATTTGCAGATTTGGAG GATGATATGAACTGTGCGGAGGCATATGTGAAATTTCTCTGTCAATGGTTACTTGACAATTGCCTTGATGATATGGAATTCATGGTAAAAAATTTTGACAAAACGGCCATAGATCGTCTAAAGCTGGTGTCATCAACCCCCTTCATGCGTATATCGTATTCTAAAGCTGTGCAACTTCTCAAGAATGTCAAAGACAAAAAGTTTGAGAATGAGGTGGAATGGGGTATGGATTTAGCGTCTGAGCACGAGAG ATACTTGACAGAGGTGATATATAAAAAGCCCGTCATTGTGTATAACTATCCAAAAGAAATTAAAGCATTTTACATGAGGCTCAATGACGACTCACAAACGGTGGCTGCAATGGATGTGCTTGTACCCAAG GTTGGAGAGTTGATAGGAGGAAGCCAAAGGGAGGAGCGGTATGACGTCATTGTGAAAAG GATACTGGAGATGGGGCTGCCTCTTGAGCCCTACGAGTGGTACCTTGATCTGCGACGCTACGGGACAGTCAAACACTGTGGGTTTGGCTTGGGGTTTGAGCGCATGGTTCTTTTCGCCACGGGCATCGACAACATTCGGGATGTGGTCCCATTCCCCAGGTACCCAGGAAGGGCAGATCTTTGA